The DNA region ATCCAAAATagataaagaattcatacaactcaatagcaggaaaaaaaaaattaagacatggACAAAAGGGAATTCCTAGacggtctagtggttaggactctgagctttcactgcggagggtgcgggttcaatccttgatcaggggACTGAGATCTCACGTGCTACATGGTGTGGCCAGGGAAAAAGAAAGGGTGGGGGGATGACGAGGGACCTGGATAAACATTGTTtccaaaaaaaggaaacatatgaatatgaatgttttcatatttatgaaaaaaaggaaacatattcttTCTATATGAGTGGTCAACAGGTACACAAAAAGGTACTGTATTACCAGTAATTCGGCAggctagtcattagggaaatgcatatcaaaaccacagtgaaatgtTAATTTGGTTATTAGAATGACTTaccaaaaagagaagagagaacaaatgttgctgaggatgtggagaagttggaacccttgggcactgttggtgggaatgtaaattagtccaccactatggaaaacagtgtggagttcCTCTTTAAAgtagagaacttccctggtggtgcagtggataagaatctgcctgccagtgcaagggacacaggttccatccctggtccgaaaagattccacgtgccttggagcaactaagccagtgggCCACAGTTGCTAAAGCCCACATGCTCTGTAGCCTGtgctgtgcaacaagagaaggccccacaatgaaaagcccacacgctgcaacccaagagtagtccccactcgccacaactaaagaaagcctgcatgcagcttccaagatccagcacagccaaaaataaatcagtaaagtttaaaaaaaaaatttcattttaaccatacaatccagcagttctacttctgggaatatatctgaaggaaacaaaaacactacgTCAAAGAAATAACTACACCATCACTgccaacccccacccctgccctgtccCCAGCCATGTACATTGCAGCGTTACTGAGAATCGCTAAGACATGGAGTCAACCTAAGTGTTCACagacaggtaaatggataaagaaatgttgGTGTGtctatatatgatggaatattctTCAGCCATGAAAcaggaaatcctaccatttgcaaccacatagaaggaccttgagggcattaagctaagtgaaataagtcagagaaaagcagatactgtataatctcacttatatatagaatcttaaaaaaaaaaaaatgaactcctAAATTGAGAggtcagatttgtggttgccagagaCAGTGAATGGAAAGTAGAGGAATTGGAGGAAGAtggttaagaggtacaaacctcaGTTATAGGATAAATGAATCCTGGGAGTGTAGTGTGCAACATGATGACTGGGTTTAGCCCTGCTGTGCAGTATAGTTGAAAGTTATTAGAGTTAGGAGATCCTCAAAGTTCTCGggaaaaggaaaacttttttctATCTATGAGATGATggacattttttgttttgcttatgtatttttaattgcaaTACATTTGCTTTACACTATTGTGGAGATGATGGATATTAACAAAACTTACTATGATCATCTCACAATATAAGTCAAGTCATTCTGTATACCGTGAACTTAAATAGTGCTGTATGTCAGTTATGTCTCAATAAACGTGGGAGAGAAAGTTGCATGCTGAAGTATGATGTGTGCCTCTTTCGAATGgtttggttaaaaaaaagggAGGGATATGTGACTAGAGATGGAGCAAAATGTTAACCATTGTTAAACCTAGATGATTTTGATAGGAGTATTTATATTACCATccttttaacttttctgtttgGAAATTTTCTTAAGTCGGGCACACAGAAGATGCACGTCCTCCATTTCACTCCATTCTTAAGATGGAACTTCATGTGTGGGTACCAGTTACGATTAGGTTTGGCTGTGAGTAACAGAGACCCCAAATTACAGCAGCTTATACAAGATGGAAGCTTATATTTCTCTTATGTGAAAAGTTCACAGGTAGGTGGCTAGGCAGGTAGGTGGCTTTGCAGCACATTCTCCTCAGGTCCGAGGCCCCTTCCATCTTATTGCTCCCCAATAGGTGACTTCCCTTCCCTCATGACCCAAGACAGCTGCTCCTATACCAGCCATCACATCCACATTCCAgcaggcagaagaagaagaggtaaAGGGCCTATTCCCACTACTTTTAGGGAGCCATCCCAAAACACTTCTGCCCACCTCTCCTTGACCAAAACTTAGTTATGTAGCTAGcttcaagggaggctgggaaacacCCTTCTCCTAGACAGCCATGCGCTCAGCCTAATGCTGGGTATGGAAGACAGGAAGGAGGGCAGCTGAAGGCCAGTGTACAGGCTCTGCCCTACCTGAAAGGTGTTTTAAACCCATGATAGAGCAGTGTTGCCCTGTCCTCTCCCAGGGTTCTATACCCAGGCAGCCAGCTTTAGTTTCTCAGGGTGTGGAAGAGGCCCAGCCAGTGAGCTGAGCCACCCACCCAGCTCGCAGAGAACCCCCGTGACTCCCCGTAACCGGCCGCTGTCCCTCTGTTCTGTCCTGCAGTCTCGAACCTGTCCCAGTACTTCAACCCCAGCTCGGTGGCCAACAGCCCTGCCCGAGCCCTCCTGCTGGTAGGCGTCGTCCTCCTGGCCTACTGGTTCCTGTCTCTGACCCTGGGCTTCACCTTCAGCACCCTGCACCTGGTGTTCGGCCGCTTCTTCTGGGTGGTGCGAGtcattctgttctccatgtccTGCGTGTACATCCTTCACAAATACGAGGGCGAGCCTGAGAATGCCGTGCTGCCCTTGTGTTTCGTGGTGGCCATCTACTTCATGACCGGGCCCATGGGCTTCTACTGGCGAGGCAGCCCCAGTGGCCCCAGCGTGGAGGAGAAGCTGGAACAACTGGAGAACCAGGTCAGAATGCTCAACATCCGCCTCACCCGTGTGCTGGAGAGTCTTGACCGCCCCAACAGCAAGTGACAACCAGCCAGCCGGCCGGCTCCCCCCCCACCAGCGCCCTCTCTCcggaaacaaaaaagaagaagaaaaaaaagaacgcCAAACCCCAAACAATCTTAATAAACATGCCTGAGCAAGAGAGGGGCGCTTTGTGAGGGTGTTTCCGGCCACGTGTCAACTCTTAGGACATCTTCCGGGAGGAATTGACAAGATCATTGATATAGGACTACCCACCAAGTGTCAttagtggaaaaaaatattttttaaacaaaggataTAACCATATTAGCTGTACAGTAAGAGAAGTTTATCTGTGCATAGAgcataaagttaattttttcaaGCATTTAAATACATCTTTTGTAAGGTTTTTTAATAAAGGCAGATCGAGTTGAGCTTATTAAAACTTTACACAGAGGGGAAGAAATTGCTAATTCGACCTTTTGGAAAAGTTTCAAGGCAAGTGTTTGCTTTTGCAGCACGGGGATTGGTGGTTGAGGTCTGTGTGCGTTCTTTTCATGTTCCAAAGCTGTGACCTTCATTTCATGTTGTTTTTGGTTGATGTTGATTTGATGAATTGTGTCGCTTCTGAATGTGGACTGTTGGGTTTCAAGGTTGAAACTCAATGTCTTTGAGATCCTAGATGATCTGACCAAGCCCCCATCAATCAGATTTCTAAATGAAGAAATCATTATTTGTAGAAAACCTAAGATTCTCTCCCCCTTCTGTACTTTGATGTATTTTAACCTCCacattttctaaaggaaaa from Cervus canadensis isolate Bull #8, Minnesota chromosome 1, ASM1932006v1, whole genome shotgun sequence includes:
- the LOC122424628 gene encoding BRI3-binding protein; protein product: MGARASGGPRARTGFLLLLLLLGLVAPGAQGARSRGGTEKNSYRRTVNSFSQSVSSLFGEDNVRAAQKFLTRLTERFVLGVDMFVETVWKVWAELLEVLGLDVSNLSQYFNPSSVANSPARALLLVGVVLLAYWFLSLTLGFTFSTLHLVFGRFFWVVRVILFSMSCVYILHKYEGEPENAVLPLCFVVAIYFMTGPMGFYWRGSPSGPSVEEKLEQLENQVRMLNIRLTRVLESLDRPNSK